CTTAATAAAATAAAAGAAGAAAACCCTATGCTTATTATACTTGACTTAATGCTTCCAGGCATTGATGGTATGACGTTATGCAAGGAAGTGAGAAAATTCACGGATGTTCCGATAATCATGCTTACGGCAAAAGGTGATACTTTTGACAAAGTATTGGGGCTTGAGATAGGTGCAGATGATTATATTGTTAAGCCTTTTGATGGAAAAGAATTAGTTGCGAGAGTTAAAGCTGTTTTAAGAAGATACGAACATAAAGAGGATAATGGTGACTATATAACATATCCAGATTTGTCCATAAGCTTAAGTGAATACAAAGTCATATACAAGGGGAAAAATATTGATTTGACGCCAAAGGAATTAGAGCTTTTTTACTTTTTGTGCACACATCCCAACAAGGTTTTTACAAGGGATCAGCTTTTGGAAAATGTTTGGGGATATGAATACATGGGTGATAGCAGAACTGTAGATGTCCATGTAAAGAGGTTGAGGGAAAAAATGGGAGATGGGCCAAACTGGAAGTTAACAACAGTATGGGGTGTCGGATATAAATTCGAGGTGAAATGATTTGGGTAGAAACAGGCTTTTTAGAAGGCTGCTTTTTACTAATATAGCGATTATTTTTATAACTATGGTAATGCTGTTTATATTATTTTATATAATGTTTCAAAATTACTATTTTCAAGAAAAAGAAAGAATAATGGTTGAAGAAGGAAAGCAGATAAATACTATATTGAATGATTATATAATAGGTGATATAGACCTTGATAGATTAAGTCAGAATTTAAATGTTGTCGATAGATTTATAAATGCATCAATTTGGGTCGTCAGTACGGACGGACGTATATACATTCAATCGAGGAACTTTGAAAAAAACTGGACAGGAGTAAAGTTAAGTCAAGATGATATTAAAAATATTT
This portion of the Thermoanaerobacterium sp. RBIITD genome encodes:
- a CDS encoding response regulator transcription factor, translating into MGENKKIYIVDDDRNICEIISLYLEKEGFSTLRIGDGTTALNKIKEENPMLIILDLMLPGIDGMTLCKEVRKFTDVPIIMLTAKGDTFDKVLGLEIGADDYIVKPFDGKELVARVKAVLRRYEHKEDNGDYITYPDLSISLSEYKVIYKGKNIDLTPKELELFYFLCTHPNKVFTRDQLLENVWGYEYMGDSRTVDVHVKRLREKMGDGPNWKLTTVWGVGYKFEVK